Proteins from a single region of Parambassis ranga chromosome 18, fParRan2.1, whole genome shotgun sequence:
- the LOC114450760 gene encoding transmembrane protein 151A, translated as MQTEEETATAEEPILEDGSGREQQRPVQQSLASSLCRESHWKCLLLTLLMYGCFATLAWCALCRVRVLGSSSVPLGTGEDATSVDYYDIPYLESPCSSGYVYIPLAFLAMLYVVYLVECWHCFSKTAMLAHAEFQEVYERVQRLQQATPCIWWKAISYHYVRRTRQVTRYRNGDAYTTTQVYHERVNTHASSSEFDYARYGVKDVSKELLDLQLHPAVRLRFTKCFSFSSARAEAAYLTQRARFFGENEGLDDYMEAREGMHLKNVDFREHILAFPDPAHPPWFSRHRVFWLASAFLLSWPLRVVSEYRTAYVHYHVEKLFGEDEDAGGGGGVGGGGLGGGGRGDGVERGTENGIHPGGIGVGIGLNGTSYRAISRVNTVDMTELEWHIRCNQQMVPSYSEALLMDLDTSGGTNPTVSTPISGPPGITPSQVSNPPPLALPVVFNSAYLLQSCPRCRRTTSSASLPSRLRAPMGTTALLNATVAGIRAAGQGGGGIGGRLVLSRSGFSLGRLGGGRQNNLFHSRSMGGGLGGSREDGGGSGGGGISGGGGGGGFLGLGTRQVNEETRAVLEGEGDEDEEEQEEVQQSEDRGRGGRERDEEAEQDSGTGGEAREGERDRPPSYQDAFFFPVLIIHGEESCHAGDDM; from the exons atgcagacggaggaggagacggCCACCGCAGAAGAGCCCATTTTGGAGGACGGGTCGGGACGAGAGCAG caaagGCCAGTTCAACAGTCTCTGGCCTCCTCGTTGTGCCGGGAGTCCCACTGGAAGTGCCTCCTTCTGACCCTCCTTATGTATGGCTGCTTTGCCACGCTCGCCTGGTGTGCTCTCTGCCGCGTACGTGTTCTTGGCTCCTCCTCCGTCCCGCTTGGTACTGGCGAGGATGCCACCTCGGTGGACTACTACGACATCCCGTACTTGGAGAGCCCATGCTCTAGCGGTTATGTCTACATCCCACTGGCCTTCCTGGCGATGCTTTATGTGGTTTACCTGGTGGAATGTTGGCACTGCTTTTCCAAGACAGCCATGCTGGCTCATGCAGAATTCCAG GAGGTGTATGAGCGTGTGCAGAGACTTCAGCAGGCCACACCCTGTATATGGTGGAAAGCCATCAGCTATCACTATGTGAGGAGGACCAGGCAGGTGACAAGATACCGCAATGGAGATGCCTACACGACCACGCAG GTCTACCATGAGCGTGTGAACACACATGCCTCAAGTTCAGAGTTTGATTATGCCCGCTACGGTGTCAAGGATGTATCCAAGGAGTTGCTGGACCTGCAACTGCACCCTGCTGTTCGACTCCGTTTCACCAAGTGCTTCAG TTTCTCCAGTGCTCGAGCTGAAGCTGCCTACCTCACCCAG CGAGCACGCTTCTTCGGGGAGAATGAGGGACTTGATGACTACATGGAGGCCAGGGAGGGAATGCACCTGAAGAACGTGGATTTCCGTGAACACATCCTGGCGTTTCCAGATCCAGCTCATCCGCCATGGTTTTCGAGGCACAGGGTGTTTTGGCTAGCTTCTGCTTTCCTCCTGTCATGGCCACTCCGTGTTGTGTCAGAATATCGCACAGCATATGTCCACTATCATGTGGAGAAGCTCTTTGGGGAGGATGAGGATGCCGGTGGAGGCGGAGGAGTTGGTGGAGGAGGGCTCGGGGGAGGTGGAAGGGGGGATGGGGTTGAAAGAGGGACCGAGAATGGAATCCATCCAGGAGGGATTGGGGTTGGAATTGGCCTGAATGGAACAAGCTATAGAGCCATCTCTCGTGTCAACACAGTGGACATGACAGAACTGGAGTGGCACATCCGCTGTAACCAACAGATGGTTCCAAGCTACTCTGAGGCCCTCCTTATGGACTTAGACACAAGTGGGGGGACAAACCCTACAGTCTCTACTCCcatctctgggcctccaggcatCACTCCCAGCCAGGTGTCCAACCCAcctcctctggctctgcctGTGGTGTTTAACTCAGCTTACCTCCTACAGAGCTGTCCTCGATGCCGGAGGACCACATCCAGTGCCAGTCTTCCCTCCAGGTTGAGAGCCCCAATGGGAACCACAGCCCTGCTCAATGCTACTGTGGCGGGGATCAGGGCAGCAGGGCAAGGAGGTGGAGGTATAGGAGGAAGACTGGTTCTCAGTCGGAGCGGATTCTCTCTAGGGAGACTTGGAGGTGGGCGCCAGAATAACCTGTTTCATTCAAGAAGCATGGGGGGAGGCCTGGGAGGAAGtagagaagatggaggaggaagtgggggaggaggaatcagtgggggtgggggaggtggggggttCCTGGGGTTAGGCACAAGACAAGTAAATGAGGAGACCAGAGCAGTGCTTGAAGGTGAaggtgatgaggatgaggaagagcaggaggaggtgcagcaaaGCGAAGACAGAGgtagaggagggagagaaagggatGAAGAGGCAGAGCAGGACAGTGGAACAGGAGGAGAGGCGAGGGAAGGTGAGAGGGATCGACCTCCGTCCTACCAGGACGCATTCTTCTTTCCTGTCCTCATTATACACGGAGAGGAGAGCTGCCATGCTGGAGATGacatgtga